The following are from one region of the Enterobacter huaxiensis genome:
- the traT gene encoding conjugal transfer complement resistance protein TraT, translating to MKLNKFTSVILLGAALSLSGCGAMSTAIKKRNLEVKTQMSETIWLEPSSERTVYLQIKNTSDKDMSGLQAKVADAVKAKGYQVVSSPDKAYYWIQANVLKADKMDLRDAQNWLSRGYEGAAAGAALGAGITAYNSSSAGATLGVGLAAGLVGMAADAMVEDINYTMITDVQIAERTKAVVTTDNVAALRQGTSGAKIQTSSEQGNQHKYQTRIVSNANKVNLKFPEAQPVLEDQLAKSVANIL from the coding sequence ATGAAGTTAAATAAGTTTACTTCTGTAATTTTATTAGGTGCGGCCCTCTCTCTCTCAGGTTGCGGCGCAATGAGTACAGCAATCAAGAAGCGTAATCTTGAGGTTAAGACCCAGATGAGCGAAACCATCTGGCTGGAGCCTTCTTCAGAACGCACCGTTTATCTGCAGATCAAAAATACCTCTGATAAGGACATGAGCGGGCTACAGGCTAAGGTCGCTGATGCGGTTAAAGCCAAAGGCTATCAGGTCGTATCTTCTCCGGATAAAGCCTATTACTGGATTCAGGCCAACGTGCTCAAAGCCGATAAAATGGACCTGCGCGATGCCCAGAACTGGCTGAGCCGCGGCTATGAAGGTGCTGCTGCAGGCGCTGCGCTGGGTGCGGGGATTACTGCCTACAACTCCAGTTCAGCCGGTGCCACATTAGGCGTTGGTCTTGCCGCCGGTCTGGTCGGCATGGCAGCAGACGCCATGGTTGAGGATATCAACTACACCATGATCACCGACGTGCAGATTGCCGAGCGCACCAAAGCGGTTGTTACCACTGACAACGTTGCCGCGCTGCGCCAGGGCACTTCCGGCGCTAAGATTCAGACCAGTTCAGAGCAGGGTAATCAGCATAAGTATCAGACCCGTATCGTCTCTAACGCGAACAAGGTCAACCTGAAGTTCCCGGAAGCACAGCCGGTTCTGGAGGACCAGCTGGCCAAATCCGTCGCCAACATACTCTGA
- a CDS encoding entry exclusion protein — translation MQTVACVIAGWGMAEALFIGSFVLIWQTLFIFLMLKIRARKKADESIKYPSLFWMLIFPASAVFSPMIAISVFIGGTLWDLIRVSGESKLSGCIGGVKDENTTSICRDSESPSFDRINYNSENNYPMGWKF, via the coding sequence GTGCAAACTGTAGCATGCGTTATCGCTGGCTGGGGAATGGCAGAAGCATTGTTCATAGGCTCGTTTGTGTTAATCTGGCAGACCCTTTTTATCTTCTTAATGTTAAAAATACGCGCAAGAAAAAAAGCTGATGAAAGTATAAAATACCCCAGTCTTTTCTGGATGTTAATCTTCCCGGCCTCAGCTGTCTTTTCACCTATGATAGCAATCTCAGTATTTATTGGTGGAACATTATGGGATTTAATCAGGGTTAGTGGAGAGTCTAAGTTGAGTGGTTGTATTGGAGGGGTTAAGGATGAAAATACAACTTCAATCTGCCGAGATTCAGAGTCACCATCATTCGATAGAATAAATTACAACAGCGAAAATAATTACCCCATGGGATGGAAATTTTAA